A region of Caldibacillus debilis DSM 16016 DNA encodes the following proteins:
- the argS gene encoding arginine--tRNA ligase has translation MSILQEIEQTIIGELKKAVTASGLAGEGEMPEIILEKPKIKAHGDYASNIAMQLAKIAKKPPRTIAETIVPHIDKAKANIQKIEIAGPGFINLFLDPKSFTRLPEIILKAGDAYGRSNIGNGHKIQVEFVSANPTGDLHLGHARGAAYGDALCNVLEAAGYDVQREYYINDAGNQIRNLALSVEARYMQALGKEWDMPEDGYYGKDIIEIGQKIAETDGDKWVDKPREERLAYFREFGLKYELEKIRKDLEDFGVRFDNWFSESSLYEDNRIEKVLDLLWEKNMLYKKDGATWLRSTAFGDDKDRVVVKSDGTYTYFTPDIAYHKNKLERGFQTLINIWGADHHGYIPRMKAAIQALGYPEDTLEVLIIQMVSLYEGGEKVKMSKRTGKALTLRQLMEEVGVDAMRYYFNTRSSDSHLDFDLDLARSQSNENPVYYVQYAHARISTMLNQAKERGFDYEGFDPSLLTHEKEVDLLKQLGEFPQVVAEAAEKRMPHKVTQYVHELASLLHSYYNAEKVIDESAPELTKARLALMAAVKITIANALRLIGVSAPEKM, from the coding sequence ATGTCCATCTTGCAGGAGATCGAACAAACGATCATCGGGGAACTGAAAAAGGCCGTAACGGCCTCGGGGCTGGCCGGCGAAGGGGAAATGCCGGAAATCATCCTCGAAAAGCCGAAGATCAAAGCCCATGGCGATTATGCGTCCAACATCGCGATGCAATTGGCGAAAATCGCAAAAAAACCGCCGCGGACCATCGCCGAAACGATCGTTCCCCATATCGACAAAGCGAAGGCGAATATCCAAAAGATCGAAATCGCCGGCCCGGGGTTCATCAATCTTTTTCTCGATCCGAAAAGTTTTACCCGCTTGCCGGAAATCATTTTGAAAGCGGGCGACGCTTACGGCCGTTCCAATATCGGCAACGGGCACAAGATTCAAGTGGAGTTCGTTTCCGCCAACCCGACGGGGGATCTTCATTTGGGCCACGCCCGCGGCGCCGCTTACGGCGACGCCCTCTGCAACGTGCTTGAGGCGGCGGGCTACGACGTACAGCGGGAATATTACATAAACGATGCCGGCAACCAAATCCGCAACCTCGCCTTATCCGTCGAAGCCCGGTATATGCAGGCCCTCGGCAAGGAATGGGACATGCCGGAGGACGGCTATTACGGGAAAGACATCATTGAAATCGGGCAAAAAATCGCCGAAACGGACGGCGATAAATGGGTCGACAAACCGCGGGAAGAAAGGCTCGCTTACTTCCGGGAATTCGGCCTGAAATATGAGCTGGAAAAGATCCGGAAAGATTTGGAGGACTTCGGCGTCCGCTTTGACAACTGGTTTTCCGAAAGCTCCCTCTATGAAGACAACCGGATCGAAAAAGTATTGGACCTATTATGGGAGAAAAACATGTTATACAAAAAGGACGGGGCGACCTGGCTCCGTTCGACCGCCTTCGGCGACGACAAGGACCGGGTCGTGGTGAAATCGGACGGCACCTACACCTATTTCACCCCGGATATCGCCTACCATAAAAACAAGCTCGAACGGGGATTCCAAACCTTGATCAACATTTGGGGCGCCGACCACCACGGCTACATCCCGAGAATGAAGGCCGCCATCCAGGCTTTGGGCTATCCGGAAGACACCCTGGAAGTGTTGATCATCCAGATGGTCAGCCTGTATGAAGGCGGGGAAAAGGTGAAGATGAGCAAGAGGACCGGAAAGGCCCTCACCCTCCGCCAGCTGATGGAAGAAGTCGGCGTCGATGCGATGCGGTACTATTTCAACACCCGCTCCAGCGATTCCCATTTGGACTTTGATTTGGATTTGGCCCGTTCCCAATCCAATGAAAATCCGGTGTATTATGTCCAATACGCCCACGCGCGGATCAGCACCATGCTGAACCAGGCGAAGGAGCGGGGATTCGATTATGAAGGATTCGATCCTTCCCTTTTGACCCATGAAAAGGAAGTCGACCTTTTGAAGCAGTTAGGGGAGTTCCCCCAAGTCGTCGCGGAAGCGGCGGAAAAACGGATGCCCCATAAAGTCACCCAATATGTTCATGAGCTGGCTTCTTTGCTGCACAGCTACTACAACGCGGAAAAGGTGATCGATGAATCGGCTCCGGAACTGACGAAAGCGCGCCTCGCCCTTATGGCCGCGGTAAAAATCACGATCGCCAACGCCCTGCGGCTGATCGGGGTCAGCGCTCCGGAGAAAATGTGA
- a CDS encoding Crp/Fnr family transcriptional regulator — MRATSTDELKNFEIFSSLSHDELKKFQQHMFRRTYKKNQLLFTEGDPRERIYFLLDGYVKLERTNKEATMLYLDYVKPNDMFPYGGLFHDDFYHYSAFALTDIVVYYIPVRIFEEAVKAHKEQLLYVIKRLSKILEHHEIRLQTITTNNVKERVELAVTYLIKHYGFREGNHVIIDIPMTLTEIAKLSGASRETVSHVFKDLKNDQLLSTEFKHIVVYDPEYFLQKLQ; from the coding sequence TTGCGGGCTACATCCACAGACGAATTGAAAAATTTTGAGATTTTTTCCTCACTCAGTCATGATGAATTAAAAAAGTTCCAACAACATATGTTCCGGCGCACGTACAAAAAGAACCAGCTGCTGTTTACGGAAGGGGATCCGCGGGAACGCATTTATTTTCTGCTCGACGGATATGTGAAGCTGGAAAGGACCAACAAGGAAGCGACGATGCTTTATTTGGACTATGTGAAACCCAACGACATGTTTCCTTACGGCGGTCTGTTCCATGACGATTTTTATCATTATTCCGCCTTCGCTTTAACGGATATTGTCGTCTATTACATTCCCGTCAGGATCTTCGAAGAGGCCGTCAAAGCCCATAAAGAGCAATTATTATACGTCATCAAACGGCTGTCCAAGATATTGGAGCACCACGAAATCCGTCTGCAGACGATCACGACGAACAATGTGAAGGAACGGGTGGAACTGGCCGTCACTTATCTAATCAAGCATTACGGATTCCGGGAAGGGAACCATGTGATCATCGACATCCCGATGACGCTGACGGAGATCGCCAAACTGTCCGGCGCTTCCCGGGAAACGGTTTCCCACGTTTTTAAAGATTTGAAAAACGACCAGCTTCTTTCCACCGAATTCAAGCATATCGTCGTCTACGACCCCGAGTACTTTTTACAAAAGTTGCAATGA